One window of Triticum dicoccoides isolate Atlit2015 ecotype Zavitan chromosome 5A, WEW_v2.0, whole genome shotgun sequence genomic DNA carries:
- the LOC119300549 gene encoding F-box/LRR-repeat protein 14-like, with protein MEDLPEPLLAEIVKKVAKRSDLNSFSLVSKQLYSIEASQRGAIRVGSGLHPARKALASLCSRFPNLWKVEIDYSGWTSGHGNQLGNKGLLVISSCCPSLTDLTLSFCSRIKDSGLGYLVNCKKLMSLRLNSVQKITSGGILSVVVGCKTLSALHLIDCEKIGSEGWLENLGCEGSLEELVVENCKGISQYDLLKFGPGWMKLLRFKFDPDPMSCSWNIYGSDDLSYVAHYPYKYDFCCESLTDLSLAHIATKPGIGLRFLLGKCKALEKLRLEYINGLNDSDMITLSKCCKNLRSISLWLLPQFYGGNFRTAFTDDSLKSLAVSCPMLESIELTFDGCEPLYPSEIGFTQDGLIMLIQSCPIRVLVLRGANFFADKGMKALSSAPLLETLELVCCRAITDAGMRFIARAPCLINLTLRICAQVTDAGVAMLVHALKLESLIIEGCDRVSKKAVKRVGGSAQCHTSKKRLVQYSAESASPAELKRIRY; from the coding sequence ATGGAGGATCTCCCAGAGCCACTGCTAGCAGAGATTGTCAAGAAGGTTGCCAAGAGAAGTGATCTGAATTCGTTTTCCCTTGTGTCAAAGCAGCTCTACTCCATTGAGGCATCACAAAGGGGTGCCATCCGTGTCGGCTCTGGCCTTCACCCTGCTAGAAAAGCCTTGGCATCACTGTGTTCCCGGTTCCCCAATTTGTGGAAAGTGGAAATTGATTACTCTGGTTGGACCAGTGGCCATGGGAATCAGTTGGGCAATAAAGGCCTCCTTGTGATCTCGTCATGCTGCCCCTCGCTAACTGATCTAACCTTAAGCTTCTGTTCACGCATAAAGGATTCTGGTCTTGGATATCTCGTTAATTGCAAGAAATTGATGTCTCTGAGGCTGAACTCCGTCCAAAAAATAACTTCAGGCGGGATCCTCTCAGTGGTAGTTGGTTGCAAGACTCTATCTGCTCTCCACCTTATTGACTGTGAGAAAATCGGGAGCGAGGGCTGGCTGGAGAACCTTGGATGTGAGGGGTCATTGGAAGAGCTTGTTGTGGAGAACTGCAAAGGAATCAGCCAGTATGACCTCCTAAAGTTTGGACCGGGATGGATGAAGCTCCTGAGGTTTAAATTTGACCCTGACCCCATGAGTTGTTCCTGGAATATATATGGTAGTGATGATCTCTCGTATGTGGCTCACTACCCATATAAATATGATTTTTGTTGCGAGAGTTTGACGGATTTGTCATTGGCACACATTGCAACTAAGCCAGGAATAGGACTTCGTTTTCTATTGGGGAAGTGCAAAGCATTGGAGAAACTGCGTCTGGAGTATATCAATGGCCTAAATGACAGTGACATGATTACACTATCCAAGTGCTGCAAAAACCTTAGAAGCatctcactttggctcctgccACAGTTCTATGGTGGCAATTTCAGGACGGCATTTACTGATGACAGCCTGAAATCTCTAGCTGTCAGCTGCCCTATGCTTGAGTCTATTGAACTCACATTTGATGGTTGTGAGCCCTTATATCCATCAGAAATAGGCTTCACACAGGATGGCCTTATCATGCTCATTCAGTCTTGTCCGATTCGTGTTCTTGTGCTAAGGGGTGCCAACTTTTTTGCAGACAAGGGGATGAAGGCCCTCTCATCTGCTCCATTACTGGAGACACTCGAGCTTGTGTGCTGCAGAGCGATAACAGATGCTGGGATGCGTTTCATTGCACGTGCCCCATGCTTGATCAATCTCACACTCCGGATCTGTGCACAAGTGACTGATGCTGGAGTGGCCATGCTAGTACATGCACTGAAGTTAGAGTCTCTGATCATTGAAGGCTGCGACCGGGTCTCTAAGAAGGCTGTGAAGAGGGTTGGTGGATCAGCTCAGTGCCACACTTCCAAAAAAAGATTGGTTCAGTACTCCGCCGAGTCTGCAAGCCCGGCCGAATTAAAAAGAATTCGCTACTAA